A single Nocardioides bizhenqiangii DNA region contains:
- the yajC gene encoding preprotein translocase subunit YajC, producing MKDLAPLLWIVAIGAIFWLLIIRPAQRRQKEVARVQASIAPGEPVVLTSGIFGTVSETDDTTLLIEIAPGVNVKVARGAVASVVRRDEPDESPADDSTDTETDTQTDTQTDTQTDADGGER from the coding sequence GTGAAGGATCTCGCCCCCCTGCTGTGGATCGTCGCGATCGGTGCGATCTTCTGGCTGCTGATCATCCGGCCGGCGCAGCGGCGCCAGAAGGAAGTCGCCCGGGTGCAGGCGTCGATCGCTCCCGGTGAGCCGGTCGTCCTCACCTCGGGCATCTTCGGCACCGTCAGCGAGACCGACGACACGACGCTCCTCATCGAGATCGCACCGGGGGTGAACGTCAAGGTCGCGCGCGGCGCCGTCGCCTCGGTGGTCCGCCGGGACGAGCCTGACGAGTCGCCCGCCGACGACTCGACCGACACCGAGACCGACACCCAGACCGACACCCAGACCGACACCCAGACCGACGCCGACGGCGGGGAGCGCTGA
- the ruvB gene encoding Holliday junction branch migration DNA helicase RuvB — MPFHEDELEVAEDSHLRSLTAMEAEGDDRAVEAALRPRSLDEVVGQTRVRDQLGLVLEAARRRGRAPDHVLLSGPPGLGKTTLAMIIAHEMNTPLRLTSGPAITHAGDLAAILSGLNEGDVLFVDEIHRMSRPAEEMLYMAMEDFRVDVVIGKGPGATAIPLEIPPFTLVGATTRAGLLPGPLRDRFGFTAHLEFYESADLDRIVHRSAGLLDVALTKEGSAEIASRSRGTPRIANRLLRRVRDFAQVRADGVVTHPVARAALELYEVDELGLDRLDRAVIDALCRRFGGGPVGVSTLAVAVGEERETVEEVAEPFLVRSGFLARTPRGRIATPAAWEHLGLTPPPMPVEQADPTLFEE, encoded by the coding sequence ATGCCCTTCCACGAGGACGAGCTCGAGGTGGCCGAGGACTCCCACCTGCGGTCCCTCACCGCGATGGAGGCCGAGGGCGACGACCGCGCGGTCGAGGCGGCGCTGCGGCCGCGCAGCCTCGACGAGGTCGTCGGACAGACCCGGGTCCGCGACCAGCTGGGCCTGGTGCTCGAGGCGGCCCGCCGCCGGGGACGGGCGCCCGACCACGTGCTGCTGTCCGGCCCTCCCGGGCTCGGCAAGACCACGCTCGCCATGATCATCGCCCACGAGATGAACACGCCGCTGCGCCTCACCAGCGGGCCGGCGATCACGCATGCGGGTGACCTCGCGGCCATCCTGTCCGGGCTCAACGAGGGCGACGTGCTCTTCGTCGACGAGATCCACCGGATGTCGCGGCCGGCGGAGGAGATGCTCTACATGGCGATGGAGGACTTCCGGGTCGACGTCGTCATCGGCAAGGGACCGGGCGCGACCGCGATCCCGCTGGAGATCCCGCCCTTCACCCTCGTCGGTGCCACCACCCGGGCAGGACTGTTGCCGGGCCCGCTGCGCGACCGCTTCGGCTTCACCGCGCACCTGGAGTTCTACGAGTCGGCCGACCTCGACCGGATCGTGCACCGCTCGGCGGGCCTGCTCGACGTGGCGCTGACGAAAGAAGGATCGGCCGAGATCGCCTCGCGCTCCCGCGGCACGCCCCGGATCGCCAACCGGCTGCTCCGGAGGGTCCGCGACTTCGCCCAGGTCCGCGCCGACGGAGTGGTCACCCATCCGGTGGCGCGGGCTGCGCTCGAGCTGTACGAGGTCGACGAGCTCGGTCTCGACCGGCTCGACCGGGCCGTGATCGACGCGCTGTGCCGACGGTTCGGAGGCGGGCCGGTCGGGGTGTCGACGCTGGCCGTCGCCGTCGGCGAGGAGCGTGAGACCGTCGAGGAGGTGGCGGAGCCGTTCCTCGTGCGCAGCGGGTTCCTCGCCCGCACCCCCCGCGGCCGGATCGCGACCCCGGCCGCGTGGGAGCACCTCGGGCTGACGCCCCCGCCGATGCCCGTCGAGCAGGCCGACCCCACCCTGTTCGAGGAGTAG
- the pdxT gene encoding pyridoxal 5'-phosphate synthase glutaminase subunit PdxT: protein MPAIGVFALQGDVREHLTTLTALGADAFSVRRPEELARCDGLVLPGGESTTMGKLARTFDLLDPLRERVASGMPTFGTCAGMILLADRILDGVAGQETIGGIDMTVRRNAFGRQVDSFESDLDLKGLDRPVHAVFIRAPWVEEVGAGVEVLAEAEGHPVAVRQGRLMATSFHPEVADDGRIHRLFLDLVRQ, encoded by the coding sequence GTGCCAGCCATCGGAGTCTTCGCTCTCCAGGGCGACGTCCGCGAGCACCTGACGACGCTGACGGCGTTGGGCGCGGACGCGTTCTCCGTCCGGCGACCGGAGGAGCTGGCCCGCTGCGACGGGCTGGTGCTGCCGGGCGGGGAGTCGACGACGATGGGCAAGCTGGCCCGCACCTTCGACCTGCTCGACCCGCTCCGGGAACGGGTCGCCTCCGGCATGCCGACCTTCGGCACCTGCGCCGGCATGATCCTGCTCGCCGACCGGATCCTCGACGGGGTCGCCGGCCAGGAGACGATCGGCGGGATCGACATGACCGTGCGCCGCAACGCGTTCGGCCGGCAGGTCGACTCCTTCGAGTCCGACCTCGACCTCAAGGGTCTCGACCGGCCGGTGCACGCGGTCTTCATCCGCGCGCCGTGGGTCGAGGAGGTCGGTGCCGGCGTCGAGGTGCTGGCCGAGGCCGAGGGGCACCCGGTCGCCGTACGCCAAGGGCGTCTGATGGCGACGTCGTTCCATCCCGAGGTCGCCGACGACGGTCGCATCCACCGACTCTTCCTGGATCTGGTGCGCCAGTAA
- the ruvA gene encoding Holliday junction branch migration protein RuvA produces the protein MISHVRGRVAAVTLSSAVLEVGGVGLELMCTPGTLATLRTGAEATLPTSMVVREDSLTLFGFADEDEKSVFELVQTASGVGPKLAQAMLAVLSPDGVRTAIAVDDVKTLTKVPGIGQKGAQRIILELKDRIGAPRGRGGALPAAPAEPWRDQVTQGLIGLGYNAKDADKAVDAVADQAGDVPDVGSLLRAALRGLSKA, from the coding sequence ATGATCTCGCACGTCCGGGGCCGGGTCGCGGCCGTCACGCTCTCGAGCGCGGTGCTGGAGGTGGGTGGCGTCGGCCTCGAGCTCATGTGCACGCCCGGCACGCTGGCCACGCTGCGGACCGGCGCCGAGGCGACGCTCCCGACCAGCATGGTGGTGCGCGAGGACTCACTCACCCTGTTCGGCTTCGCCGACGAAGACGAGAAGTCGGTGTTCGAGCTCGTGCAGACCGCATCCGGCGTCGGTCCGAAGCTCGCCCAGGCGATGCTCGCCGTACTCTCCCCGGACGGCGTCCGGACCGCGATCGCCGTCGACGACGTGAAGACGCTGACCAAGGTCCCCGGCATCGGCCAGAAGGGTGCCCAGCGGATCATCCTCGAGCTCAAGGACCGGATCGGCGCCCCGAGGGGACGCGGCGGCGCCCTCCCGGCCGCACCGGCCGAGCCCTGGCGCGACCAGGTGACCCAGGGCCTGATCGGCCTCGGCTACAACGCAAAGGACGCCGACAAGGCCGTCGACGCCGTCGCCGACCAGGCGGGCGACGTCCCCGATGTCGGGTCGCTGCTCCGCGCCGCGCTCCGCGGCCTCTCGAAGGCCTGA
- the secD gene encoding protein translocase subunit SecD, with the protein MAPRRLRPGRTLIAFFVGVGVLFGLVAIAGTWKPSLGLDLQGGLRITMTATGDPSDENFEEARRIIDQRVNASGISEAEVTAQSGQYIVVEIPGSTENRRETEELVRRQAQLRFRLVACVEGAQDPCATGGLPLGRAPLALDHKPGHQGTANDEPTDTASPTDTASPTETGTDAPEEDGGDAGVRTAEDEIAWSAAPDQESIALFNELQCNEDGATVRTNRQGETVPAPQEDDPDQPLVACEVREGEGGGVTKYLLSRSVIEGTELDDASAGIPQGEVDWAVFLELGNNKEKAHPEGSTGAEDDFETISSQLAGTGRQFAIVLDGQVLSAPEMNDPILDGRSQITGNFDEDSAANLANSLKFGALPISFEEDVTTEDVGPSLAGDQLSAGLTAGAIGLGLVMLYCLLYYRGLGLVVVGSLFVAAGVTYGTVLLLSEAAGFTLTLPGIAGFIIAVGITADSFVIYFERIRDEMREGKSMRVAVETGWARARVTRFAANTVNLLAALILYVFATGAVKGFGFALGLSTLIDLAVLFWFTKPLVSWLAQFKAFNSGHRLSGLSRETLGLDGPPARPATAGGNA; encoded by the coding sequence GTGGCGCCGCGCCGCCTCCGGCCCGGCCGGACGCTGATCGCCTTCTTCGTGGGCGTCGGCGTGCTGTTCGGCCTGGTCGCCATCGCCGGCACCTGGAAGCCGTCCCTCGGCCTCGACCTCCAGGGCGGTCTCCGGATCACCATGACGGCGACCGGTGACCCGAGCGACGAGAACTTCGAGGAGGCGCGGCGGATCATCGATCAGCGCGTCAACGCGTCGGGTATCTCCGAGGCCGAGGTCACCGCGCAGTCGGGCCAGTACATCGTCGTCGAGATCCCGGGCTCCACGGAGAACCGGCGCGAGACCGAGGAGCTGGTCCGGCGTCAGGCCCAGCTCCGCTTCCGCCTGGTCGCCTGCGTCGAGGGCGCGCAGGACCCGTGCGCGACCGGCGGTCTGCCGCTGGGCCGCGCACCGCTGGCGCTCGACCACAAGCCCGGCCACCAGGGCACGGCGAACGACGAACCCACCGACACCGCGAGCCCGACCGACACCGCCAGCCCGACCGAGACCGGGACCGATGCCCCCGAGGAGGACGGTGGCGACGCGGGCGTCCGCACCGCCGAGGACGAGATCGCCTGGTCGGCCGCGCCCGACCAGGAGTCGATCGCGCTCTTCAACGAGCTCCAGTGCAACGAGGACGGCGCGACGGTCCGCACCAACCGGCAGGGTGAGACCGTGCCCGCTCCCCAGGAGGATGACCCGGACCAGCCGCTCGTCGCCTGCGAGGTCCGCGAGGGCGAGGGCGGCGGCGTCACCAAGTACCTGCTGTCGCGATCGGTCATCGAGGGCACCGAGCTCGACGACGCGTCCGCGGGCATCCCGCAGGGCGAGGTCGACTGGGCGGTCTTCCTCGAGCTCGGCAACAACAAGGAAAAGGCGCACCCCGAGGGCTCCACCGGCGCTGAGGACGACTTCGAGACGATCTCCTCCCAGCTGGCCGGCACCGGACGTCAGTTCGCGATCGTGCTCGACGGCCAGGTGCTGTCGGCGCCGGAGATGAACGACCCGATCCTCGATGGTCGATCCCAGATCACCGGCAACTTCGACGAGGACAGCGCGGCCAACCTGGCCAACAGCCTCAAGTTCGGCGCGCTCCCGATCTCGTTCGAGGAGGACGTCACGACCGAGGACGTGGGCCCGTCGCTGGCGGGCGACCAGCTCTCAGCGGGTCTCACGGCCGGCGCCATCGGTCTTGGCCTGGTCATGCTCTACTGCCTGCTCTACTACCGGGGCCTCGGCCTGGTCGTGGTCGGCTCGCTCTTCGTCGCGGCGGGCGTCACCTACGGCACGGTGCTGCTGCTGAGCGAGGCGGCGGGCTTCACCCTGACGCTGCCGGGCATCGCGGGATTCATCATCGCGGTCGGCATCACCGCCGACTCGTTCGTCATCTACTTCGAGCGGATCCGTGACGAGATGCGCGAGGGCAAGTCGATGCGGGTCGCGGTCGAGACCGGCTGGGCCCGCGCCCGGGTGACCCGGTTCGCGGCCAACACCGTCAACCTGCTCGCGGCGCTGATCCTCTACGTGTTCGCCACCGGTGCGGTCAAGGGCTTCGGGTTCGCGCTCGGCCTGTCGACGCTCATCGACCTCGCCGTCCTGTTCTGGTTCACCAAGCCACTGGTGTCGTGGCTGGCACAGTTCAAGGCGTTCAACTCGGGCCACCGGCTCTCGGGCCTGAGCCGCGAGACGCTTGGTCTGGATGGACCGCCGGCCCGGCCCGCGACCGCTGGAGGTAACGCCTGA
- a CDS encoding adenine phosphoribosyltransferase, producing the protein MPGEPTAARLAAEEALGRLVRDVPDFPQPGIVFKDITPLLADPEGFRAVVAALAEAGRDADGRPVVDKVVGMEARGFIFAAPVALALGVGFVPVRKAGKLPGETHAVSYALEYGEAVLEVHGDGLVPGERVLVIDDVLATGGTARATVELVGACGATVTGMAFLMELSFLPGRATVGDVPLTVLTVV; encoded by the coding sequence GTGCCGGGGGAGCCGACCGCTGCGAGGCTGGCTGCGGAGGAGGCGCTCGGGCGGCTGGTCCGTGACGTGCCGGACTTTCCCCAGCCGGGGATCGTCTTCAAGGACATCACACCGCTCCTGGCCGACCCTGAAGGCTTCCGCGCGGTCGTGGCAGCGCTGGCCGAGGCCGGACGTGACGCCGACGGCCGGCCGGTCGTCGACAAGGTCGTCGGGATGGAGGCCCGCGGGTTCATCTTCGCGGCTCCGGTGGCGCTCGCTCTCGGGGTCGGGTTCGTGCCCGTCCGCAAGGCAGGGAAGCTGCCGGGGGAGACGCATGCCGTGTCCTACGCCCTGGAGTACGGCGAGGCGGTGCTCGAGGTCCACGGCGACGGTCTGGTGCCCGGCGAGCGGGTGCTGGTGATCGACGACGTCCTGGCGACGGGTGGCACCGCCCGCGCCACGGTCGAGCTCGTCGGCGCCTGCGGCGCGACCGTGACCGGGATGGCGTTCCTCATGGAGCTCTCGTTCCTCCCCGGCCGCGCCACCGTCGGCGACGTCCCGCTGACCGTACTCACCGTGGTCTGA
- a CDS encoding RelA/SpoT family protein, with protein sequence MRARLARMGSRTSTSNPVLEPLFRAVRANHPKADLALIERAYVTAERLHGTQMRKSGDPYITHPLAVTTILAGIGMTEPTLVAALLHDTVEDTPYTLEQCRADFGDEVARLVDGVTKLDKVVYGDSAQAETIRKMIVAMSRDIRVLVIKLADRLHNMRTLRYVPQKSQERTARETLDIYAPLAHRLGMNTIKWELEDLAFATLHPKIYDEIVRMVAERAPSRDQFLAEVITQVEKDLREAKIKATVTGRPKHYYSIYQKMIVGGRDFSDIYDLVGIRILVEEDRDCYGVLGVLHSRWNPVLGRFKDYVAMPKFNMYQSLHTTVIGPQGKPVEMQIRTFGMHRRAEYGVAAHWKYKEDGRTGVDTDKRGDVDDMSWVRQLLDWQSEVEDPGEFLESLRFEINQTETYVFTPRGDVIALPSGSTPVDFAYAVHTEVGHHTIGSRVNGRLVPLESTLENGDVVEVFTSKSPTAGPSRDWLNFVKSQRARSKIKQWFTKERREEAIDRGKDEIAKLMRKEGLPLKRLLTHESLNLVAEHFRLADVTALYAAVGEGNLGAQAVVRRVIEMHGGDEGAQEDLAEAVTITGRRGRPRRLAPGTDAGVVVKGAPDVWVKLAKCCTPVPPDAILGFVTKGGGVSVHRKDCTNAASLLAQPEKVHEVEWAPTGQTTFLVNIQVEALDRSRLLSDITMVLSDAHLNILSANLTTTRDRVAKTRFTFEMADAKHLDTVLKSVRSIPGVFDAYRVTQ encoded by the coding sequence ATGCGCGCGCGGCTGGCCCGGATGGGCAGCCGCACGTCGACGTCCAACCCGGTGCTCGAGCCGCTTTTCCGCGCCGTCCGGGCCAACCACCCGAAGGCCGACCTTGCCCTGATCGAGCGGGCCTACGTCACCGCCGAGCGGCTGCACGGCACCCAGATGCGCAAGAGCGGCGACCCCTACATCACGCACCCGCTGGCGGTGACGACGATCCTCGCCGGCATCGGCATGACCGAGCCGACGCTCGTGGCTGCGCTCCTGCACGACACCGTCGAGGACACGCCGTACACCCTGGAGCAGTGCCGGGCGGACTTCGGCGACGAGGTCGCCCGCCTCGTCGACGGTGTCACCAAGCTCGACAAGGTCGTCTACGGCGACTCCGCGCAGGCGGAGACCATCCGCAAGATGATTGTCGCGATGTCGCGCGACATCCGGGTGCTGGTCATCAAGCTCGCCGACCGTCTCCACAACATGCGCACCCTGCGCTACGTCCCGCAGAAGAGCCAGGAGCGCACCGCGCGCGAGACGCTCGACATCTACGCGCCGCTCGCCCACCGGCTCGGCATGAACACGATCAAGTGGGAGCTGGAGGACCTCGCCTTCGCGACCCTGCACCCGAAGATCTACGACGAGATCGTGCGGATGGTGGCCGAGCGGGCGCCGTCACGCGACCAGTTCCTCGCCGAGGTGATCACCCAGGTCGAGAAGGACCTGCGGGAGGCGAAGATCAAGGCGACGGTCACCGGGCGGCCGAAGCACTACTACTCGATCTACCAGAAGATGATCGTCGGCGGTCGCGACTTCTCCGACATCTACGACCTGGTCGGCATCCGGATCCTGGTCGAGGAGGACCGCGACTGCTACGGCGTCTTGGGTGTCCTGCACTCGCGGTGGAACCCGGTCCTCGGCCGGTTCAAGGACTACGTCGCGATGCCGAAGTTCAACATGTACCAGTCGCTCCACACGACGGTCATCGGCCCGCAGGGCAAGCCGGTGGAGATGCAGATCCGTACCTTCGGGATGCACCGCCGGGCCGAGTACGGCGTCGCGGCGCACTGGAAGTACAAGGAGGACGGCCGCACCGGCGTCGACACCGACAAGCGCGGCGACGTCGACGACATGAGCTGGGTGCGCCAGCTCCTCGACTGGCAGAGCGAGGTCGAGGACCCGGGGGAGTTCCTGGAGTCTCTGCGGTTCGAGATCAACCAGACCGAGACCTACGTGTTCACCCCCCGCGGCGATGTCATCGCGCTGCCGTCGGGCTCGACGCCGGTCGACTTCGCGTACGCCGTGCACACCGAGGTCGGCCACCACACCATCGGCTCCCGGGTCAACGGCCGGCTGGTGCCGCTGGAGTCGACCCTCGAGAACGGCGACGTCGTCGAGGTCTTCACCTCGAAGTCCCCGACCGCCGGCCCATCCCGCGACTGGCTGAACTTCGTCAAGTCGCAGCGCGCCCGCTCGAAGATCAAGCAGTGGTTCACGAAGGAGCGTCGTGAGGAGGCGATCGACCGCGGCAAGGACGAGATCGCCAAGCTGATGCGGAAGGAGGGGCTGCCGCTCAAACGGCTGCTCACCCACGAATCGCTCAACCTGGTCGCCGAGCACTTCCGCCTCGCGGACGTCACCGCCCTCTACGCGGCGGTCGGCGAGGGCAATCTCGGTGCGCAGGCCGTGGTCCGGCGCGTCATCGAGATGCACGGCGGTGACGAGGGCGCCCAGGAGGACCTCGCCGAGGCGGTCACCATCACCGGTCGCCGCGGCCGCCCGCGCCGGTTGGCGCCGGGCACCGACGCCGGTGTCGTCGTCAAGGGCGCGCCAGACGTCTGGGTCAAGCTCGCGAAGTGCTGCACCCCCGTCCCGCCCGACGCGATCCTCGGCTTCGTCACCAAGGGCGGCGGGGTGTCGGTGCACCGCAAGGACTGCACCAACGCCGCCAGCCTCCTGGCGCAGCCGGAGAAGGTGCACGAGGTCGAATGGGCCCCGACCGGCCAGACGACGTTCCTCGTCAACATCCAGGTCGAGGCGCTGGACCGCTCACGCCTGCTGTCCGACATCACGATGGTCCTCTCGGACGCGCACCTCAACATCCTCTCGGCCAACCTGACCACCACCCGCGACCGGGTCGCCAAGACCCGCTTCACGTTCGAGATGGCCGACGCCAAGCACCTCGACACCGTGCTCAAGAGCGTGCGGTCGATCCCCGGTGTGTTCGACGCCTATCGGGTGACCCAGTAA
- the ruvC gene encoding crossover junction endodeoxyribonuclease RuvC, with protein MRVLGVDPGLTRCGMGVVEGDVGRPLRLVDVNVVRTSSHLSVPERLVSIERGIDAWLDEHRPDAVAIERVFARSDVSTVMGTAQASGIAMVCAARRGLPIALHTPSEVKAAVSGNGRADKAQVGMMVTRILRLDAMPKPADAADALALAITHIWRGGAQARIDAAVAAAGGNRP; from the coding sequence ATGCGTGTCCTCGGGGTCGATCCCGGCCTGACCCGCTGCGGGATGGGCGTGGTCGAGGGCGACGTGGGTCGACCGCTGCGGCTCGTCGACGTCAACGTCGTCCGGACGTCGTCCCACCTCTCGGTGCCCGAGCGACTGGTCTCGATCGAGCGGGGCATCGACGCGTGGCTCGACGAGCACCGTCCGGACGCGGTGGCGATCGAGCGGGTCTTCGCCCGGTCCGACGTCAGCACGGTGATGGGCACCGCCCAGGCCAGCGGGATCGCGATGGTCTGCGCTGCCCGCCGCGGTCTGCCCATCGCGCTGCACACGCCGAGCGAGGTCAAGGCGGCCGTGTCCGGCAACGGGCGCGCCGACAAGGCGCAGGTCGGCATGATGGTCACCCGGATCCTCCGCCTCGACGCGATGCCCAAGCCGGCCGACGCGGCCGACGCGCTGGCGCTCGCGATCACCCACATCTGGCGCGGGGGAGCGCAGGCCAGGATCGATGCGGCGGTCGCCGCGGCAGGAGGCAACAGGCCATGA
- the secF gene encoding protein translocase subunit SecF, protein MGKMSRLGNDLYNGEKSIDFMGHRALWYGFTLLLVGLAITAVIVKPLNFGVEFRGGTEQRVTVEGGVDQADADDLREAIADAGIENAENPSVTTAGPDSLVLTTETLSETSETETEAVILEMFPSVDPTEDISVQEVGPSWGQEVAERALIGIAVFLVLVILFIWFYFREWKMSVAAMVALTHDLAVTIGIYALSGFQVTPAAVTGLLAILGFSLYDTVVVFDKIKENTTTLRKSTESYHDAANLAVNQTLVRSINTSIVALIPIGAILYVSAVQLGASSLQDLALAQFVGMAAGVYSSVMLAPRVLVHLKSSETEVVEQARRARARKRALADKYASVPAVRGNVADTPDTPGVVDDRPARPAPVDVDEEPGEPARPSEEALGKGRVAPTAQRKVAPSSSSGRQQPVRQARSKRGKK, encoded by the coding sequence ATGGGCAAGATGTCGAGGCTTGGCAACGACCTCTACAACGGTGAGAAGTCGATCGACTTCATGGGTCACCGGGCGCTCTGGTACGGGTTCACCCTCCTGCTCGTCGGACTGGCGATCACCGCCGTCATCGTGAAGCCGCTCAACTTCGGTGTCGAGTTCCGGGGCGGCACCGAGCAGCGGGTCACGGTCGAGGGCGGCGTCGACCAGGCGGACGCCGACGACCTCCGCGAGGCGATCGCCGACGCCGGCATCGAGAACGCCGAGAACCCGTCGGTCACGACTGCCGGCCCCGACTCACTGGTCCTGACCACGGAGACGCTGTCCGAGACCTCCGAGACCGAGACCGAGGCCGTCATCCTCGAGATGTTCCCGAGCGTGGACCCCACCGAGGACATCTCGGTCCAGGAGGTCGGGCCGAGCTGGGGCCAGGAGGTCGCCGAGCGGGCGCTGATCGGCATCGCCGTCTTCCTGGTGCTCGTGATCCTGTTCATCTGGTTCTACTTCCGCGAGTGGAAGATGTCGGTTGCTGCGATGGTCGCGCTGACCCACGACCTCGCGGTGACCATCGGCATCTACGCACTGTCCGGATTCCAGGTGACGCCGGCGGCGGTGACCGGTCTGCTGGCGATCCTCGGCTTCTCGCTCTACGACACGGTGGTCGTGTTCGACAAGATCAAGGAGAACACCACCACTCTCCGCAAGAGCACGGAGTCCTACCACGATGCGGCGAACCTGGCGGTCAACCAGACCCTGGTGCGCTCGATCAACACCAGCATCGTCGCGCTCATCCCGATCGGCGCGATCCTCTACGTGAGCGCCGTACAGCTCGGGGCGAGCTCGCTGCAGGACCTGGCACTGGCGCAGTTCGTCGGCATGGCTGCCGGCGTCTACTCCTCGGTCATGCTCGCGCCGCGCGTCCTCGTGCACCTGAAGTCCAGTGAGACCGAGGTCGTCGAGCAGGCGCGGCGGGCCCGGGCGAGGAAGCGGGCGTTGGCAGACAAGTACGCCTCGGTCCCGGCCGTCAGGGGCAACGTTGCGGACACGCCGGACACCCCTGGTGTCGTGGATGACCGGCCTGCACGTCCAGCACCCGTTGACGTCGACGAGGAACCCGGCGAGCCGGCGCGGCCGTCGGAGGAAGCGCTCGGCAAGGGTCGTGTCGCCCCGACCGCGCAGCGCAAGGTCGCCCCCAGCAGCAGCTCCGGCCGGCAGCAGCCGGTGCGACAGGCGCGGTCGAAGCGCGGCAAGAAGTAG
- a CDS encoding YebC/PmpR family DNA-binding transcriptional regulator, translated as MSGHSKWATTKHKKAAIDAKRGKLFAKLIKNIEIAAKMGGPDPSGNPTLFDAIQKAKKQSVPNKNIDSAVKRGGGLEGSAVDYETIMYEVYGPQGVALLVECLTDNRNRAAMEVRTAVTRNGGTMADPGSVSRLFNRKGVVVVPKAQEKEGKATEVTEVTEDMVLEATLDAGAEEVFDLGDTFEVQAEATDVVAVRTALQAAGIDYDSAEVQFVASLDIPVADPDAAGKVFRLIDAVDDLDDVQNVFSNADVPDEVMEAVDA; from the coding sequence ATGTCTGGCCACTCCAAGTGGGCGACCACGAAGCACAAGAAGGCGGCCATCGACGCCAAGCGGGGCAAGCTCTTCGCGAAGCTGATCAAGAACATCGAGATCGCCGCCAAGATGGGTGGCCCCGACCCGTCCGGCAACCCCACGCTCTTCGACGCCATCCAGAAGGCCAAGAAGCAGTCGGTCCCCAACAAGAACATCGACTCCGCGGTCAAGCGCGGCGGCGGCCTCGAGGGCAGCGCCGTCGACTACGAGACGATCATGTACGAGGTCTACGGACCGCAGGGCGTCGCGTTGCTCGTCGAGTGCCTGACCGACAACCGCAACCGCGCGGCGATGGAGGTCCGGACGGCGGTCACCCGCAACGGCGGCACCATGGCCGACCCCGGCTCGGTGTCACGGCTCTTCAACCGCAAGGGCGTCGTCGTCGTACCCAAGGCGCAGGAGAAGGAAGGCAAGGCCACCGAGGTCACCGAGGTCACCGAAGACATGGTCCTCGAGGCCACCCTCGACGCCGGTGCCGAAGAGGTCTTCGACCTGGGGGACACCTTCGAGGTGCAGGCCGAGGCGACCGACGTCGTCGCGGTCCGTACGGCGCTGCAGGCGGCCGGGATCGACTACGACTCGGCCGAGGTGCAGTTCGTCGCCTCCCTCGACATCCCCGTCGCCGACCCGGACGCCGCCGGCAAGGTGTTCCGGCTGATCGATGCCGTCGACGACCTCGACGACGTGCAGAACGTCTTCTCCAACGCCGACGTCCCGGACGAGGTCATGGAGGCCGTGGACGCGTAG